The Bifidobacterium asteroides genomic interval AAGATCCTGCGCATCCTCGGCCCGCGCGCTGCCCAGGTGAACATCGTCAACGAGGTGCATACGGTCTACCGCTCCCAGGGCGTGGACATCCACGACAAGCACATCGAGGTCATCGTCCACCAGATGCTCCGCCGCGTCACGGTCATCGACTCGGGCGACACCGACCTGCTGCCCGGCGAGCTGGTTGACCAGGCCAAGTTCAAGGCCGCCAACATGAAGGCCGTCAAGGCCGGAGGCAAGCCGGCTGCTGGACGCCCCGAGCTCATGGGCATCACCAAGGCCTCCCTGGCCACCGACTCCTGGCTGTCGGCCGCCTCCTTCCAGGAGACGACCCGCGTGCTCACCGAGGCCGCCCTGAACCAGAAGGTCGACGACCTCAAGGGTCTCAAGGAGAACGTGATCATCGGCAAGCTGATCCCTGCCGGCACCGGCCTGGCCAGGTACCGCAACGCCACTGTGGAGCCCGACAAGGCCATCCGCGACACCATCTACCCCAACTTCGGCCTGGGTGGCGGCGACGTGGATCTGAGCGACGCCGACCTGAACGATGTGGACTTCTCCAACATCGACTTCGGGGATCTGAAGCTGGGCGACGACTTCAACCCTGACGACTTCCTCAACGACCAGGGCGGCCAGAGCCATCTGGACACCCCCAATGTGCAGGATCCGTCAGCTGAGGCCGCCGATCAGACGGCTGCCGCGGGCGCCGGATCTTCGGATGCCGCCGATGGCAGTGACTCCGCCCAGAATCCGTCCCAGCAGCCTGGTTCGGCCACCTTCTCCTCCTCGGAGGATCAGCACTCCAACCAGTGAGCGTCTGAACAACCGGTAGCCGCAGATCCGCTTGGGCCGGATGACCCGGCCTAGCGGATTCGGCTGCCGGATATGTGATAAAGGATGAGGGCCCGTGCGATCATAGCGATCGCACGGGCCCTCATCTTGTTTTTCTTGCGATCTAGGTTCTGCCGGTAGATAGTGGCAGACGATGGCTGTTTAGTGACCGGTTCTGGGCGCGAAGGACACGTCACGGCGATTTCAGCCATGGCAGATAGGTCAGCGCAGGTGCCTCGGGGAAAGCAGGGTCCGCCAGCGTCGGGTTCGTGGCAGGGATGCCAGGATGGCGGATCGCAGCTTGTCCACCAGCTGCCAGCAGTCTACGGCCTCCTGCTCGTCTGAAGGGTGCCGGTCGAACGAGGCCTGATCGGCCATGTTGCGCAGTCGATCCAGATCCCGGCGCAGACCAGCCGACGAGGACCCTGGGGGGTCAGCCAGCAGGGTCTGGGCGATCAGAGCTGCCTGCTCGCTACGGGTGCCCTCCAGGGGCAGGCCGGTTTGTCTGCCCAGGTTGCCGATCTGTCGCCAGCCGGCGCGGATGCGTGTCTTCGGGTCGCCGGTCGACCGGGCCCGTCGGCGTAGCCAAGCCTTGACAGCCAGCAGGGCCAGAACCAGGAGAGCCGGCAGCCAGAGCGGCATGGTCCAGAGCGTCACTCTGGCTATCAAAGGTCCGTACCGTTTCCAGAAGGAGGGTGAAGATTGTCGCGATGCTTCCTGTCCGCCGACGGTAGTTCGACCCTGGGTGGCCCGGTCGTCGCGGGGAGGATCGACCAGCGGGGGCGGCGGCTGGCGGACCAGGGTGCGCGGATTGGGTGGGGTGGAGTCCAAGGACTTGTCCGGGATCTTGGTCTCCGGTGGGGTGGGGTAGAAGGGGACCCACCCTAGTCCTTTCAGACTGACCTCCACCCAGGCCTGGGCATCGCGTCCGGTGAAGTCGATTCTGGTGCTCCCGTCCGCCTGGGTCCTGGTCCGTGCCCGGCTGATGGAGCCATCGCGGTTCTTGGGCAGGAATCCCAAGACCACTCGGGATGGCAGGCCCATCTGCCGGGCCAGGAGGGCCATGGCCGAGGCGTATTGTTCGCTGTCGCCCACCATGGCCTGGCCTTGCAGGAGCTGATTGATCCGATAGTCGCCATGGCCGGAGGGCGACGGGTAGTCTCCTGCCAGACCGTGGGAGAACCATCCCTCCCGGTGCAGCCGTTCCTCAATGGCCAGGGCCCTGGCGCCGCCGCGCACCTGCATGGAGGTCATGGAAGCAGCCGCCTTGGGCAGGCTCTCAGGTGCATCCGCCAGGGCAGGCACCTGCGCATCTCCAGGATCGCTGTCAGCTATACGACGGGTTGCAGGTCGGCCTTCGGCCACGCCGTGCACCGAATAGCTGGTCCCCTTCTGCAGGGGCTGATCGGTCAGTGCGGTGTCTGTGGCCTTGTTGAAGTAGAGGTCCTTGCGTTGCAGGCCCTGATCCGTATCGATGCCGTCGACTTGTCCGGCGGAGGGCAACCAGGCATGGTCGAACCCCTCCCGGATCAGGAAGGTCGCGGTAAAAGGCTGTCCGGCCTGTCCGCTGTCTTGGGCCTGCTCCTGCTGCCTTTCCGTGCGGATCTGGGCGCCGATGCGCCGGTAGTCGGCTGCTCCTGCGCCCGAGGAGTCGGACAGATTCCAGACCTTGCCGTCATAACGGTCCATGACGGCCATACGGACCGGGGTGCCAGCGGGCAGGTTGCGGACCGTGACCAGGGTATCGTCGCGGTGGCGTTTGATGTACGCCCGGTAGTCGCTCAAGGGGCTGGTGAACTGGTAGGGGTCCATGGGCGGCTGATAGTGGTCACGAATGACCAGCCGGGTCGGGGCGGGCAGCAGTCCAGCGGAGAAAATCAGTCCAGCTGTCAGTGCCAAGGCCAGAAGAGTGGATGCGAGCCCTTGCAGACGGATCAGCCCCAGCCCGCTGGCGCACCAGATCAGCAGGAGCAGCCAGAGGATGCCACCCGTCAATGCCGGGTAGAGGCCCCTGCTGGTGCCTAGGGCTGCTGACACAGCCATGGCGGCCAGGATGGGCAGCGTGGCTGTCAGGACGGCCACGGGGTGCGCGGGCCGTCCCAGGTTGCGACCCAGGCCATGGCGGGCCAGCAGCACGGCCAGATAGCAGGTCCAGAGCATCAGCGTCCACAGAGCCATCAGTCCGCCTGCTTCCTGGCCGAGTGGGGGATCGATGGCTGCCAGGGTCTTGAAAGCGCCGAAGGTGGCGGACCAACCTTGTGCCAGGGTTGCCCAGGTGGGCAGGACATGGGCCAGGGTGGTCCCGTTCAGAGCGAGGATGGGGCCCAGCAGGAACTGGGCTGCGATCAGCAGCAGAGGCTGCAGGAGGGCTGTGGCAATGCCGCGGCGGGGGAGCATGGCGATCAACAGTCCGGCCAGACATGCTGCGGCTCCCACTGTCAGCCAGAAGGGCAGACTGCCATAGACCGGCAGCAGCTGCAGTCCGGCCAGCAGATCGAGTGGAGCCAATGCGGCGACCAGAATCATGGGGGAGCGGCGCCTGGTCGGGTCGACAGTGGACTGCAGACCAGTCCGGTCGATCAGGCGGATAGGCTCCCTCTGGGCTTGGTCCATCCACGATGCTGATGTGCTCATGGCTGGTTCTCCAAGAGGATGGGAAGGTCCTTCCTGTTGCCCAAAACAGCGTTGACCAACCCCGGCTGCGTCTGCAGGCTTGGATGGGCGCCCAAGTCAGCAGCCAGCAGCATGACCGGAGATGCGCTTTGGGCCGATCCGTCCATCAGGGCTGAGGGTTGGCGGTCGCCCAGCGAACCGGTCACCAGGATGGTCAGACAGGTCCGCTCGGGAGCCTCAGCCAGGTCGGGCTTGTCGTAGCTGTCCTGACGGGGGCGGATGGCGCTGCAGGCATCCAGAAAGCTACGGGGATCCTCCGTAGGCAGGGTGGTTCCATGGGCATCAGGATCGTCCGGTTCCGGAGCCAACGCTTGCAGCCGACGGCCGTCAAGCAGGCATCGGCAGCCAAGGGAAGCATAAATTTCGACCGCCAGTTCGAACTCATCCGCGTTCCGGTAGGAGGCGGCCTGGCCGTCCAGGATCAGTTCGGTCCTGGTGCGCAGGGTGGGCTCGTACTGGCGGACCATCAGGGTGCCGGCCCGGGCAGTGGACAACCAGTGGACCCGTTTTATGTCATCGCCCGGAACGTAGGGGCGCAGGGCATGAAATTCCAGATCGTCGTCGACAATGCCGGAACCAGGATCCCCCTCCAGGTCGCGTTCCAGCCCGGCTTCGAGGGGCGGCAGGGCCACCGTGCGGGGATGGATGTAGAGTTTTCGGGCGCCGGTCAGAATTCGGCGGCGACGGATGAACCCCAGCGGATCGCCGGCCTCCATGGTCACCGGGCCCAGGTCAATCACGCCACGGGACCTGGCTTCCAGCTTCAAGCTGATCTGGTGACTCTGGCCGGGGGCAAGGGCTGGCAGGGGCGCAATGACCGTTCCTTGGCCTAGAGCCAGACCGATTCGGCCGCGACGGGTGGAACGGCTGCCTGGGTTGGTCAGAACCAGGACCAGCTCGGCCTGGCCACCCACCTCCAGATGGCCTTGGTTCAGACTCGTTTCAGCGTTGCAGGACAGGTTGCCCAGGCTCGTCAGCAGCCCAAACAGCAGCATGCCCGCGCCCAGCAGAGCGCCCGCCAGCAGTTCACGCCAGCCTGTAGGGACGAAGGCCAAAGCGCACAGGAGTGCGGCCAGAGCCATAGCCCGGCCCAGGGCGGTGATCGACTGCCATAGGCCGGCGGCCCGGGATCGCAGGCTCTGTTCGGATCCTGTCGAGGATGCCGGTCTCGCTTTCGGGGCAGGTCGGCTGGCGAAGGCGGTCATGGCTCACTGCTCTCCTGTGGGGACGGGGACCTTGGCCAGGGCTTCGGCCAGCGCTTGGTGTTCATCCATGTCCGCCAGCCTGCTCTGGGCGGTCAGGACCAGCCGGTGGGCCAGGATGGGGTCGACCAGGTCCTTGACGTCATCGGGGATCACGTAGTCGCGGCCCTGGGCACAGGCCCGGATCCTGGCGCAACGGACCAGAGCCAGCCCGCCTCTGATGGAGGAGCCGACCCGGATGGCGGGGCTGTGCCGTGTGGCTTCGATGATGTGGATGACGTATTCCATGATGGAGGAATCGCAGAAGACCTTGGAGGCGCAGGCGGCCATGGCCTCCACCTGGGCGGCGTCGACCACCGGTTCCACCAGGCCTGCCCGGTCGCGGATGTCGGCCTCTTGAAGGATGCGCATGCTGGCATCGTGCCCAGGCGCCCCAAGCGAGGTGCGGATCAGAAAGCGGTCCATCTGCGCCTCGGGCAGGGCATAGGTGCCCAGCTGCTCGATGGGATTCTGGGTGGCCATAACCATGAATGGCCGGGGGAGGCGGTAGGTGCGGCCATCCACGGTCACCTGGCCTTCCTCCATGACCTCCAGCAGGGCCGACTGGGTCTTGGGGGAGGCCCTGTTGATCTCGTCGGCCAGAACCAGGGAGGCGAAGACCGGCCCAGGCCGGAAGGAGAATCGTCCTTGAGACTGGTCATAGAAGGTCACGCCCAGCAGATCAGAGGGCAGCAGGTCGGGGGTGAACTGGATTCGCTTGCAGTCCACGGCGATGGAGGCAGCCAGGGCGCGTGACAGCTGGGTCTTGCCGGTGCCTGGATTGTCTTCCAGGAGCACATGGCCTCCCGCGATCAGGGCAGTGACGCACAGGGCGATGGTCTCCTCCTTGCCCAGCACCGCCTGGCCGACGTTGTCCACGATGGAGCGGAAGAGGCCGGCGAAGGTCGGCACATCCACGGCGGCCTGGCTGCTTCCTGCGGTCTGGACTGATCGCCTCTGCTGCCTGGCGCCTGCTGCTCGATCCGCTGCTTCGGTGGAAGACCGTCTGTCCCGTTCTGTCTCTTCCATCTCCCCGGGTTCGTCGGTCCTGACTGCGTACGTGGGGGCCGAGGTCTTCCCCGGCTGGGTATGACGGGACTGATCAGTGACATCGACAAGGTCAGGCCTTGCAGGAGCTGATGAGGGCCGGGCGAACAGGTCACGGACCGGCTGGCGGCCGGGGATGGTCCCGTCTTCAATCATGGTGCGGTCAGATGGGCTGGATTCCGCTCCGGACTCCCGGCTTGTTCTTTGTCTGGCAGACACAGGGATGCGACCGGGCCGGGTCCGGTCGTCGCTCACCGCAGGAGTGGATTCCTGCTGGCCCAGACCGGCCATGAGGGCTTGGCGCTGCCGCTTGAGTACATCCAGTCGGTCGGCAGGGATCCGTCGGCTCTCGTTGCCCTCCTCGCGGACGGCTTTGGGGGTACTTCTCCTGGTCGCGTCATCCGGGATGGTGCCGTCCTGCTGGATGGGTTCGTGTGCGTTTCGTTCATCCATGGTCATTCATCCTTGTCTGCTGAGGGGACCCCTGACGGGTAAGGGTCTTGTCTCTTGGCTTGTCGGTCTCCTTGGGCAGGATCAGCTCCTTGGTGGCGGCAGGCGAATGGCCTTCGGACCCCATCCCGCGGATGCGAGCGACTGCCCGGAAGGTCAGCGTGTCACCTGGCTTGGCGGATCCAGCAGGCAGGGTGATGACTTCACTGACCTCCGGCTGGTTGCAGGGCAGGGTCCAGGAGGCCTTGTCGGAGTCGAGGCCATCGATGCTCACCTGGATGTCTGCGCAGGACCGGCCGTGTTCGCCCCCGGGGGCAAGGACCAGCTTGACCTGGTCCTTGCCCTGGTACTCAAGAGTCTGGAATGCAGGGGGATCCGGATGCGACCAGGTGGCTCCAGAGGCTGAGGCCACAGGTCCGGATCCGGCCATATTGGCCGGAGTCACGCTCACCGTGCAGGTGGCTCCTGCCTCGTCATGGCCGACATCGAAGACCGCCTTGGTGGCGGTGGCCGCGCGCCATCGTGGCGAACCGCAGCCGGAACCCTCGCCGTGGACCGCATAGCCCTGGATGGGCGAGCCATGATTCTCTGGCGGGCGCCAGGTGACGGTCAGAGTTTCCTTGCTGCCGCCGTCCACGGTCAGTGCCTGCACGCCTCCGGGAAGCGCGTCCGGTCTGGCTGCCGCCGGCGAGGAGGCAGGGGACCAGCCCACCTGGTTGTGGGCTTGGACAGTGAAGGAGTAGTCATGGCCGTTGGCCAGCCCGTCGACCCGGCAGGTGACGGCATTGCCGCAGGAACGTTGTCCCGAGCCTGCCGATGAGGTGTAGGAGACCCGGTACTCGTCCACCGGACTGCCGTTGGCTGCGCCCGGCTCCCAGGCCAGGCGAACCGTTCCGTCGCCGGC includes:
- a CDS encoding DUF58 domain-containing protein, with product MTAFASRPAPKARPASSTGSEQSLRSRAAGLWQSITALGRAMALAALLCALAFVPTGWRELLAGALLGAGMLLFGLLTSLGNLSCNAETSLNQGHLEVGGQAELVLVLTNPGSRSTRRGRIGLALGQGTVIAPLPALAPGQSHQISLKLEARSRGVIDLGPVTMEAGDPLGFIRRRRILTGARKLYIHPRTVALPPLEAGLERDLEGDPGSGIVDDDLEFHALRPYVPGDDIKRVHWLSTARAGTLMVRQYEPTLRTRTELILDGQAASYRNADEFELAVEIYASLGCRCLLDGRRLQALAPEPDDPDAHGTTLPTEDPRSFLDACSAIRPRQDSYDKPDLAEAPERTCLTILVTGSLGDRQPSALMDGSAQSASPVMLLAADLGAHPSLQTQPGLVNAVLGNRKDLPILLENQP
- a CDS encoding AAA family ATPase, which produces MFARPSSAPARPDLVDVTDQSRHTQPGKTSAPTYAVRTDEPGEMEETERDRRSSTEAADRAAGARQQRRSVQTAGSSQAAVDVPTFAGLFRSIVDNVGQAVLGKEETIALCVTALIAGGHVLLEDNPGTGKTQLSRALAASIAVDCKRIQFTPDLLPSDLLGVTFYDQSQGRFSFRPGPVFASLVLADEINRASPKTQSALLEVMEEGQVTVDGRTYRLPRPFMVMATQNPIEQLGTYALPEAQMDRFLIRTSLGAPGHDASMRILQEADIRDRAGLVEPVVDAAQVEAMAACASKVFCDSSIMEYVIHIIEATRHSPAIRVGSSIRGGLALVRCARIRACAQGRDYVIPDDVKDLVDPILAHRLVLTAQSRLADMDEHQALAEALAKVPVPTGEQ
- a CDS encoding transglutaminase family protein codes for the protein MSTSASWMDQAQREPIRLIDRTGLQSTVDPTRRRSPMILVAALAPLDLLAGLQLLPVYGSLPFWLTVGAAACLAGLLIAMLPRRGIATALLQPLLLIAAQFLLGPILALNGTTLAHVLPTWATLAQGWSATFGAFKTLAAIDPPLGQEAGGLMALWTLMLWTCYLAVLLARHGLGRNLGRPAHPVAVLTATLPILAAMAVSAALGTSRGLYPALTGGILWLLLLIWCASGLGLIRLQGLASTLLALALTAGLIFSAGLLPAPTRLVIRDHYQPPMDPYQFTSPLSDYRAYIKRHRDDTLVTVRNLPAGTPVRMAVMDRYDGKVWNLSDSSGAGAADYRRIGAQIRTERQQEQAQDSGQAGQPFTATFLIREGFDHAWLPSAGQVDGIDTDQGLQRKDLYFNKATDTALTDQPLQKGTSYSVHGVAEGRPATRRIADSDPGDAQVPALADAPESLPKAAASMTSMQVRGGARALAIEERLHREGWFSHGLAGDYPSPSGHGDYRINQLLQGQAMVGDSEQYASAMALLARQMGLPSRVVLGFLPKNRDGSISRARTRTQADGSTRIDFTGRDAQAWVEVSLKGLGWVPFYPTPPETKIPDKSLDSTPPNPRTLVRQPPPPLVDPPRDDRATQGRTTVGGQEASRQSSPSFWKRYGPLIARVTLWTMPLWLPALLVLALLAVKAWLRRRARSTGDPKTRIRAGWRQIGNLGRQTGLPLEGTRSEQAALIAQTLLADPPGSSSAGLRRDLDRLRNMADQASFDRHPSDEQEAVDCWQLVDKLRSAILASLPRTRRWRTLLSPRHLR